Proteins encoded together in one Peribacillus asahii window:
- a CDS encoding ABC transporter ATP-binding protein yields the protein MSYVTIDQVTKGYENQVVLNNISLTLKKGEFATLLGQSGCGKSTLLRSIAGLEGVDSGRILIDGKDITNLSPRQREVGMVFQSYALFPNMSVFDNISYGLRMKKVKNIKSRVTKMIDMVDLTGKEESYPHQLSGGQQQRVALARALVMEPKVLLLDEPLSALDAKIRKNLQKELRRIQKELDITTIFVTHDQEEAMTMSDRIFVMNKGNVVQSGSPSEIYTSPVNTFVAKFIGNYNVCNMEIFRKLIHSTELRGNDVAIRPEVLQLAPVGEEGLDLQENWRIKGVIKDVSMTGNVLRYEVETEESSFHVDYLHHQGTMFERGTCVQMFLPKKECIIL from the coding sequence ATGAGTTATGTAACTATCGATCAAGTGACTAAGGGATATGAAAACCAAGTTGTTTTGAATAATATTTCTTTAACATTAAAAAAAGGAGAGTTTGCTACACTTCTTGGGCAAAGCGGATGTGGGAAAAGTACATTACTACGTTCAATTGCGGGACTTGAGGGCGTTGATTCAGGGAGAATTTTAATAGATGGAAAAGATATTACTAATTTATCTCCGCGTCAGCGCGAAGTCGGCATGGTGTTTCAGTCTTATGCACTTTTCCCTAATATGAGCGTTTTTGATAATATCTCTTATGGCCTTAGAATGAAAAAAGTAAAAAATATTAAATCAAGAGTAACAAAGATGATTGATATGGTTGATTTAACAGGAAAAGAAGAATCTTATCCTCATCAATTATCTGGTGGGCAACAACAGAGGGTTGCTCTGGCCCGTGCGCTTGTTATGGAGCCTAAAGTTCTACTTTTAGATGAACCGTTAAGCGCATTGGATGCTAAAATCAGAAAAAATCTGCAAAAAGAATTAAGAAGAATACAAAAAGAATTAGATATTACAACGATTTTTGTTACACATGATCAGGAAGAAGCCATGACGATGTCTGATCGAATTTTTGTGATGAATAAAGGAAATGTGGTACAGTCCGGTTCTCCATCAGAAATTTATACCTCACCAGTGAATACATTTGTTGCAAAATTCATTGGAAATTATAACGTTTGTAATATGGAGATTTTTAGAAAACTCATTCATAGCACAGAATTAAGAGGAAATGACGTTGCTATTCGTCCGGAAGTTTTACAGTTAGCTCCTGTTGGTGAGGAGGGATTGGATCTACAAGAGAATTGGCGAATTAAAGGGGTTATTAAAGACGTTTCTATGACGGGCAATGTTTTAAGATATGAAGTAGAAACAGAGGAGTCCTCTTTCCATGTAGACTATCTTCACCACCAAGGGACAATGTTTGAACGAGGAACATGTGTTCAAATGTTTTTGCCGAAGAAAGAGTGCATTATCTTATAA
- a CDS encoding DeoR/GlpR family DNA-binding transcription regulator translates to MSVLPEERKNEILKELNKTGKVKVMELVDQFNVSEETIRRDLMILEEKGLLKRVYGGAIKTVFQFEEPPFTQRTTVNQQAKVKVGKKAVELISNGDVIAIDVGTTMLEFAQCIENKKDITILTNSLPVSSVLTESLNQNKFTGQVLLLGGQIDPKHQSITGSLTEQMLNQFNVDKAFISAGGVSIQSGVSNYHLHEALVSRKMAEVSKQVIMLTDYSKIGVDTFCKVWPLEKFDVIVCEQPFPEEWKSYSKLEEINWIQA, encoded by the coding sequence ATGTCAGTTTTACCAGAAGAAAGAAAGAATGAAATTCTAAAAGAACTGAACAAAACGGGAAAAGTAAAAGTCATGGAATTAGTTGATCAATTTAATGTTTCAGAGGAAACGATTCGACGCGATTTGATGATATTAGAGGAAAAGGGGCTTTTAAAGAGGGTTTACGGTGGAGCAATTAAAACAGTCTTTCAGTTTGAGGAACCTCCATTTACGCAACGTACAACGGTGAATCAACAAGCGAAAGTTAAGGTGGGTAAAAAAGCGGTAGAACTTATTTCTAACGGAGATGTAATTGCCATTGATGTAGGGACAACTATGCTTGAATTTGCGCAGTGTATTGAAAACAAAAAGGATATCACGATTTTAACCAATTCTCTTCCTGTATCATCCGTGTTGACTGAATCGCTCAATCAAAATAAGTTTACAGGCCAAGTTCTATTGCTAGGCGGACAAATTGATCCAAAGCATCAATCTATAACTGGCAGTCTCACGGAACAAATGTTAAATCAGTTTAATGTTGATAAAGCGTTCATTTCAGCTGGTGGTGTTTCTATTCAAAGTGGGGTTAGTAATTATCATCTACATGAAGCATTAGTTTCGCGAAAGATGGCCGAAGTATCCAAGCAAGTTATCATGTTAACGGATTACTCTAAAATAGGTGTCGATACATTTTGTAAAGTGTGGCCTCTAGAAAAATTCGATGTGATTGTCTGTGAGCAACCATTTCCAGAGGAATGGAAGAGTTATTCGAAGCTAGAGGAAATCAATTGGATTCAGGCATAG
- a CDS encoding HAD family hydrolase has product MSFIAIDLDGTLLNDQNEISEENIKAIQYAEDRGFEVVISTGRAYFDVQAICEKAGIAPFVIGTNGATIHSKNKTCVSSVTLTKDCVETIIQWLDERNYYYEVFTDKAIYTLKKGREHFYNEIQRLKRADLDADMKELVEVAERQFDQFGYVLVENYYDILKQEEEFYNILVCSFDKKELEEARSQFKKFDELMVVSSADHNIEITSKRASKGMALEKLACLMNKSLDQAMAIGDSNNDLSMFQKVTYSVAMGNAKDVIKAACTTTTLKNNENGVAQAIYRYMDNFVIQK; this is encoded by the coding sequence ATGAGTTTTATTGCAATAGATTTAGATGGAACATTATTGAATGACCAGAATGAAATTAGTGAAGAAAATATAAAAGCAATTCAATATGCCGAAGATAGAGGTTTTGAAGTGGTGATTTCAACAGGTCGGGCTTATTTTGATGTTCAAGCAATTTGTGAAAAAGCAGGGATTGCTCCATTTGTAATCGGTACAAATGGAGCAACCATTCATTCAAAAAATAAGACATGTGTTTCTTCTGTTACTTTAACTAAAGATTGTGTTGAAACTATTATTCAATGGTTAGATGAACGAAATTATTATTATGAAGTGTTTACTGATAAGGCTATTTATACTCTTAAGAAAGGAAGAGAACATTTTTATAATGAGATTCAACGTTTGAAAAGGGCAGATTTAGATGCAGATATGAAAGAGTTAGTTGAAGTAGCGGAAAGACAATTTGATCAGTTTGGGTATGTGTTAGTTGAAAACTATTATGACATATTAAAACAGGAGGAGGAGTTTTACAATATTTTAGTTTGTTCTTTTGATAAAAAGGAGTTAGAGGAAGCACGGAGTCAATTCAAAAAGTTTGATGAGTTGATGGTTGTTTCATCTGCCGATCATAATATTGAGATTACTAGTAAAAGAGCTTCAAAAGGAATGGCCCTTGAAAAATTAGCTTGCTTGATGAATAAATCTTTAGATCAGGCTATGGCAATTGGAGACAGCAATAATGATTTATCTATGTTCCAGAAAGTTACATACAGTGTAGCGATGGGAAATGCGAAAGATGTGATAAAAGCTGCCTGTACAACGACAACCCTTAAAAACAATGAAAATGGGGTAGCTCAGGCTATTTACCGATATATGGATAACTTCGTGATTCAAAAGTAA